The Helicobacter pylori genome contains a region encoding:
- a CDS encoding F0F1 ATP synthase subunit C gives MKFLALFFLALAGVAFAHDGGMGGMDMIKSYSILGAMIGLGIAAFGGAIGMGNAAAATITGTARNPGVGGKLLTTMFVAMAMIEAQVIYTLVFAIIAIYSNPFLS, from the coding sequence ATGAAATTTTTAGCGTTATTTTTTCTGGCTTTAGCGGGCGTTGCTTTCGCTCATGATGGTGGAATGGGGGGGATGGATATGATTAAATCTTATTCCATCTTAGGAGCGATGATCGGTCTAGGGATTGCCGCTTTTGGTGGGGCAATCGGCATGGGGAATGCGGCTGCAGCGACCATTACAGGCACAGCGAGGAACCCAGGAGTGGGCGGTAAATTGCTCACCACTATGTTTGTGGCCATGGCGATGATTGAAGCGCAAGTGATTTATACTTTAGTGTTTGCTATTATCGCTATTTATAGTAACCCATTCTTAAGTTAA
- the nusG gene encoding transcription termination/antitermination protein NusG, with protein sequence MDWYAIQTYSGSEQSVKKAIENLANDHNIRDRIQEIIVPTEDIIEVSKKSKTKVTERSLYPGYVFIKVDLDTVLWHKIQSLPRVSRFIGENKKPTPLSEADIGHILEKMNNRAAPKPKIFFEQGEVVRVVEGPFANFTATVEEYDVEHRKLKLNVSIFGRNTPIEILHSQVEKII encoded by the coding sequence ATGGATTGGTATGCCATACAAACTTATTCAGGGAGCGAGCAGTCCGTTAAGAAAGCGATTGAGAATCTAGCGAACGACCATAATATAAGAGATAGGATACAAGAAATTATTGTGCCTACTGAAGATATTATAGAAGTTTCTAAAAAAAGCAAGACGAAAGTAACGGAACGAAGCCTTTATCCTGGATATGTTTTTATTAAGGTGGATTTAGATACGGTTTTGTGGCATAAGATACAATCTTTGCCAAGAGTGAGCCGTTTTATTGGAGAAAACAAAAAGCCAACCCCACTGAGTGAAGCGGATATTGGGCATATTTTAGAAAAAATGAATAACCGAGCAGCCCCCAAGCCAAAAATCTTTTTTGAGCAAGGCGAAGTGGTGCGTGTGGTGGAAGGTCCTTTTGCAAACTTTACCGCTACAGTGGAAGAGTATGATGTGGAACACCGCAAGCTCAAGCTCAATGTTTCTATTTTTGGCAGGAACACTCCAATAGAGATTTTGCATTCGCAAGTGGAAAAAATTATATAA
- a CDS encoding DNA adenine methylase, producing MNYIGSKYKLIPFIKENIHAVASNDLSGAIFCDLFAGTGIVGRAFKKAVHKIISNDLEYYSFVLNQNYIGNIQEIPNKEELINEVNSVALKKGFIHSHYSGSSRQYFSGTNAQKIDAMRLKIEELKLSQNIDNCAYYFLLASLLESADKVANTASVYGAFLKRLKKSAQKELILKGAHFDLSLNANEVYQQDASELIGKISGDILYLDPPYNARQYGANYHLLNTIAAYTPFAPKGKTGLPSYQKSSFCSRAKILNAFEDLIKKARFKYIFLSYNNEGLMSETEIKNILKKYGAYSLITKTYMRFKADNKRAHKAVHTKECLHILVK from the coding sequence ATGAACTACATCGGCTCTAAATACAAGCTTATTCCCTTTATTAAGGAAAATATCCATGCGGTTGCAAGTAATGATCTCTCTGGCGCGATTTTTTGTGATCTATTCGCTGGGACGGGCATTGTGGGGCGCGCGTTTAAAAAGGCTGTTCATAAAATCATTTCTAATGATTTGGAATATTATAGCTTTGTTTTGAATCAAAATTATATCGGCAACATTCAAGAAATCCCCAATAAAGAAGAGCTTATTAATGAGGTTAATAGCGTTGCTTTAAAAAAAGGCTTTATCCATTCGCATTATTCGGGGAGTTCAAGGCAGTATTTTAGCGGAACAAACGCTCAAAAAATTGATGCGATGCGTTTGAAAATTGAAGAGCTTAAGCTTTCTCAAAACATTGATAATTGCGCGTATTATTTTTTGCTCGCATCGCTATTAGAGAGCGCGGACAAGGTGGCTAACACCGCTTCAGTTTATGGGGCTTTTTTAAAACGCCTTAAAAAAAGCGCTCAAAAAGAACTCATCTTAAAAGGCGCTCATTTTGATTTGAGTTTAAACGCTAATGAAGTGTATCAGCAAGACGCTAGCGAGTTGATCGGAAAGATTTCAGGGGATATTTTGTATTTAGACCCCCCTTATAATGCGAGGCAATACGGGGCGAATTACCATTTATTGAACACGATTGCTGCTTATACGCCCTTTGCTCCAAAAGGCAAAACCGGCTTGCCCAGTTACCAGAAATCCTCTTTTTGCTCTCGTGCTAAAATCTTAAACGCTTTTGAAGATTTAATCAAAAAAGCGCGATTCAAATATATTTTTTTAAGCTATAACAATGAAGGGCTTATGAGCGAGACAGAGATTAAAAATATCTTAAAAAAATACGGCGCTTACTCCCTAATTACCAAAACTTACATGCGTTTTAAAGCGGATAACAAACGCGCCCATAAAGCCGTGCACACCAAAGAGTGTTTGCATATTCTTGTCAAATAA
- the secE gene encoding preprotein translocase subunit SecE has protein sequence MDKWLMQYKLAREELSKVIFPIKEQIRNALVSVLVVVSTITLFLALLDFSLGAFVSSVL, from the coding sequence ATGGATAAATGGCTCATGCAATATAAATTAGCTAGAGAAGAACTTTCTAAAGTGATATTTCCTATTAAAGAGCAGATACGCAATGCACTTGTTTCTGTTTTGGTGGTGGTGAGCACTATCACGCTATTTTTAGCTTTGTTGGATTTTTCTCTAGGGGCTTTTGTCTCTAGTGTTCTATAG
- the rplA gene encoding 50S ribosomal protein L1: MAKKVFKRLEKLFSKIQNDKAYGVEQGVEVVKSLASAKFDETVEVALRLGVDPRHADQMVRGAVVLPHGTGKKVRVAVFAKDIKQDEAKNAGADVVGGDDLAEEIKNGRIDFDMVIATPDMMAVVGKVGRILGPKGLMPNPKTGTVTMDIAKAVSNAKSGQVNFRVDKKGNVHAPIGKASFPEEKIKENMLELVKTINRLKPSSAKGKYIRNAALSLTMSPSVSLDAQELMDIK; encoded by the coding sequence GTGGCAAAAAAAGTATTTAAAAGATTGGAAAAACTTTTTTCTAAAATTCAAAACGATAAAGCGTATGGCGTAGAGCAAGGCGTAGAGGTGGTTAAATCTCTCGCTTCAGCCAAATTTGATGAAACCGTGGAAGTAGCGTTAAGACTAGGGGTTGATCCAAGGCATGCGGATCAAATGGTGCGCGGTGCGGTGGTGCTTCCTCATGGAACAGGGAAAAAAGTGAGGGTGGCCGTTTTTGCAAAAGACATTAAGCAAGATGAAGCCAAGAACGCTGGGGCTGATGTCGTTGGCGGAGACGATTTGGCTGAAGAAATCAAAAATGGCCGTATTGATTTTGACATGGTGATCGCAACGCCTGATATGATGGCGGTTGTCGGTAAAGTGGGTAGGATTTTAGGCCCTAAGGGTTTGATGCCAAACCCTAAAACCGGAACCGTTACGATGGATATTGCTAAAGCGGTTAGTAACGCTAAAAGCGGTCAAGTGAATTTCAGGGTGGACAAAAAGGGCAATGTCCATGCCCCTATTGGCAAAGCGAGTTTTCCTGAAGAAAAAATCAAAGAAAACATGCTTGAGTTGGTTAAAACGATCAACCGCCTAAAACCCAGTAGCGCGAAAGGCAAGTATATTAGAAACGCCGCTCTTTCGCTTACCATGTCGCCTTCAGTGAGTTTGGACGCACAGGAATTGATGGATATTAAATAG
- the rplL gene encoding 50S ribosomal protein L7/L12, protein MAISKEEVLEYIGSLSVLELAELVKMFEEKFGVSATPTVVAGAAVAGGAAAESEEKTEFNVILADSGAEKIKVIKVVREITGLGLKEAKDATEKTPHVLKEGVNKEEAETIKKKLEEVGAKVEVK, encoded by the coding sequence ATGGCAATTTCAAAAGAAGAAGTGTTAGAGTATATTGGTTCATTGAGCGTTTTAGAGCTTGCTGAATTGGTTAAAATGTTTGAGGAAAAATTTGGCGTGAGCGCGACTCCAACGGTCGTAGCGGGTGCGGCTGTAGCTGGCGGTGCAGCGGCTGAGAGTGAAGAAAAAACCGAATTTAATGTGATTTTGGCCGATAGCGGTGCTGAAAAAATTAAGGTGATTAAAGTGGTTCGTGAAATCACTGGACTTGGCCTGAAAGAAGCTAAAGACGCTACCGAAAAAACCCCTCATGTGCTTAAAGAGGGCGTGAATAAAGAAGAAGCTGAAACCATCAAGAAGAAACTTGAAGAAGTAGGTGCTAAGGTTGAAGTCAAGTAA
- the tuf gene encoding elongation factor Tu yields the protein MAKEKFNRTKPHVNIGTIGHVDHGKTTLSAAISAVLSLKGLAEMKDYDNIDNAPEEKERGITIATSHIEYETENRHYAHVDCPGHADYVKNMITGAAQMDGAILVVSAADGPMPQTREHILLSRQVGVPHIVVFLNKQDMVDDQELLELVEMEVRELLSAYEFPGDDTPIIAGSALRALEEAKAGNVGEWGEKVLKLMAEVDAYIPTPERDTEKTFLMPVEDVFSIAGRGTVVTGRIERGVVKVGDEVEIVGIRPTQKTTVTGVEMFRKELEKGEAGDNVGVLLRGTKKEEVERGMVLCKPGSITPHKKFEGEIYVLSKEEGGRHTPFFTNYRPQFYVRTTDVTGSITLPEGVEMVMPGDNVKITVELISPVALELGTKFAIREGGRTVGAGVVSNIIE from the coding sequence ATGGCAAAAGAAAAGTTTAATAGAACTAAGCCGCATGTTAATATTGGAACCATTGGGCATGTAGACCATGGTAAAACGACTTTGAGTGCAGCGATTTCAGCGGTGCTTTCTTTGAAAGGTCTTGCAGAAATGAAAGATTATGATAATATTGATAACGCCCCTGAAGAAAAAGAAAGAGGGATCACTATCGCTACTTCTCACATTGAATATGAAACTGAAAACAGACACTATGCGCATGTGGATTGCCCAGGACACGCTGACTATGTAAAAAACATGATCACCGGTGCGGCACAAATGGACGGAGCGATTTTGGTTGTTTCTGCAGCTGATGGTCCTATGCCTCAAACCAGAGAGCATATCTTATTGTCTCGTCAAGTAGGCGTGCCTCACATTGTTGTTTTCTTAAACAAACAAGACATGGTAGATGACCAAGAATTGTTAGAGCTTGTAGAAATGGAAGTACGCGAATTGTTGAGCGCGTATGAATTCCCTGGCGATGACACTCCTATCATAGCGGGTTCAGCTTTAAGAGCTTTAGAAGAAGCAAAGGCTGGTAATGTGGGTGAATGGGGTGAAAAAGTGCTTAAGCTTATGGCTGAAGTGGATGCCTATATCCCTACTCCAGAAAGAGACACTGAAAAAACTTTCTTGATGCCGGTTGAAGATGTGTTCTCTATTGCGGGTAGAGGGACTGTGGTTACAGGTAGGATTGAAAGAGGCGTGGTGAAAGTAGGCGATGAAGTGGAAATCGTTGGTATCAGACCTACACAAAAAACGACTGTAACCGGTGTAGAAATGTTTAGGAAAGAGTTGGAAAAAGGTGAAGCCGGCGATAATGTGGGCGTGCTTTTAAGAGGAACTAAAAAAGAAGAAGTAGAACGCGGTATGGTTCTATGCAAACCAGGTTCTATCACTCCGCACAAGAAATTTGAGGGAGAGATTTATGTCCTTTCTAAAGAAGAAGGCGGGAGACACACTCCATTCTTTACCAACTACCGCCCGCAATTCTATGTGCGCACGACTGATGTGACTGGCTCTATCACCCTTCCTGAAGGCGTAGAAATGGTTATGCCTGGCGATAATGTTAAAATCACCGTAGAGTTGATTAGCCCTGTTGCATTGGAATTGGGAACTAAATTTGCGATTCGTGAAGGCGGTAGAACCGTTGGTGCTGGTGTTGTGAGCAATATTATTGAATAA
- a CDS encoding HAD family hydrolase, giving the protein MVLEVVLWDFDGVIFDSMHLKNEGFKALFQKHGNKNQENLKQFEVYHYQSGGISRNEKIQYFYNEILKTPIAQEEVDKLALEFGAIIEQKLFDRGHLNSEVMAFIDKHYQNYIFHIASAALHSELQVLCEFLGIAKYFKSVEGSPPNKPKIIANIIQKYAYNPGRMLMIGDSVNDYESAKANEVAFLGYNSKVLKNLVGQNGYQGKYLESFKGFDLQNFIKE; this is encoded by the coding sequence ATGGTGCTTGAAGTGGTTTTATGGGATTTTGATGGCGTGATTTTTGACAGCATGCATTTAAAAAATGAAGGGTTTAAGGCGTTGTTTCAAAAGCATGGCAACAAGAATCAAGAGAATTTGAAACAATTTGAAGTTTATCATTATCAAAGTGGGGGGATTTCAAGGAATGAAAAAATCCAATACTTTTATAATGAGATTTTAAAAACCCCTATCGCTCAAGAAGAAGTGGATAAATTAGCCCTAGAGTTTGGCGCTATCATAGAGCAAAAGCTTTTTGATAGGGGGCATTTGAATAGCGAAGTGATGGCGTTTATTGATAAGCATTATCAAAATTACATTTTCCATATCGCTTCAGCGGCCTTGCATAGCGAATTGCAAGTGTTGTGCGAGTTTTTAGGGATTGCTAAGTATTTTAAGAGCGTTGAAGGGAGTCCGCCTAATAAACCTAAAATCATCGCTAATATCATTCAAAAATACGCCTATAACCCAGGCCGCATGCTAATGATAGGCGATAGCGTCAATGACTATGAAAGCGCTAAGGCTAATGAAGTGGCGTTTTTGGGTTACAACAGCAAGGTTTTGAAAAATTTAGTGGGTCAAAACGGCTATCAAGGGAAGTATTTGGAGAGCTTTAAGGGGTTTGATTTGCAAAACTTTATAAAAGAGTGA
- the rpmG gene encoding 50S ribosomal protein L33: MKVKIGLKCSDCEDINYSTTKNAKTNTEKLELKKFCPRENKHTLHKEIKLKS, translated from the coding sequence ATGAAAGTTAAAATAGGGTTGAAGTGTTCTGATTGTGAAGACATCAATTACAGCACAACCAAGAACGCTAAAACTAACACTGAAAAACTGGAGCTTAAGAAGTTCTGCCCAAGGGAAAATAAGCACACTCTTCATAAAGAAATCAAATTGAAGAGTTAG
- the rplJ gene encoding 50S ribosomal protein L10, producing the protein MQKQHQRQHKVELVANLKSQFVDAKALLICDYKGLSVKKLEALRNKARNQGIKVQVIKNTLAHIAMKEAGYSDLDLKETNVFLWGGDQIALSKLVFDFQKEHKDHFVLKAGLFDKESVSVAHVEAVSKLPSKEELMGMLLSVWTAPARYFVTGLDNLRKAKEEN; encoded by the coding sequence ATGCAAAAACAACATCAAAGGCAGCATAAAGTAGAGCTAGTCGCTAACTTAAAGTCGCAATTTGTGGATGCCAAAGCCCTTTTAATTTGCGATTATAAGGGTCTTAGCGTAAAAAAGTTGGAAGCTTTAAGGAATAAGGCTCGCAATCAAGGCATTAAAGTGCAAGTGATTAAGAACACTCTCGCTCATATTGCCATGAAAGAGGCCGGCTATTCTGATTTGGATTTGAAAGAAACCAATGTGTTTTTGTGGGGCGGTGATCAAATCGCTCTCTCTAAGCTCGTGTTTGATTTCCAAAAAGAGCATAAAGATCACTTTGTGTTGAAAGCGGGCTTGTTTGATAAAGAAAGCGTTAGCGTAGCTCATGTGGAAGCGGTTTCAAAACTCCCGAGCAAAGAAGAGCTTATGGGAATGTTGCTTTCTGTTTGGACGGCTCCGGCGCGTTATTTTGTGACCGGTTTAGACAATTTGCGTAAAGCGAAAGAAGAAAACTAA
- a CDS encoding ABC transporter ATP-binding protein: MAKKKHKISTLKYFLRSLKQIYMLITFKEKMVFFLLVLMAVFSSFVEVMSLTLLMPFITLASDPIRALDDKDWKMVYDFFHFSSPVRLMYFFSFCLVGIYLFRMFYGVSFTYLKGRFSNKKAYQIKQQLFLQHIKSNYLSHLNHNLDSLRDIINNKADGMFMSFNAFLNLLTELTVIVFFYSTLLITNWKLTLIFTLIISIQIFIITKKITVLIQKKGEIAAKSRAQTLKVFSKFFSNFKITKLKDNHEEAHKLFGENSRKAHDTEIIYATLQVVPRYSLETVGFSLLILAVAYILFKYGEAKMVLPTISMYALALYRTLPSVTGVLNQYNEIAYNQLATNIVFKSLSKTIVEEDLVPLDFNEKITLQNISFAYKSKHPVLKDFNLTIQKGQKVALIGHSGCGKSTLADIIMGLTYPKSGEIFIDNTLLTNENRRSWRKKIGYIPQNIYLFDGTVGDNIAFGSAIDEKRLIKVCKMAHIYDFLCEHEGLKTQVGEGGAKLSGGQKQRIGIARALYDNPEILVLDEATSALDNETESKIMDEIYQIAKNKTLIVIAHRLSTIERCEVIIDMSQHKDNLI; the protein is encoded by the coding sequence ATGGCGAAAAAAAAACATAAAATTTCTACTTTAAAATACTTTTTACGCTCTTTAAAGCAAATCTATATGCTCATCACTTTCAAGGAAAAAATGGTTTTTTTCCTGCTTGTGCTGATGGCAGTTTTTTCTTCTTTTGTGGAAGTGATGTCTCTAACTCTCTTAATGCCTTTTATCACTCTTGCTTCCGATCCTATTAGGGCTTTAGACGATAAAGACTGGAAAATGGTCTATGATTTTTTCCATTTTTCATCTCCCGTTCGCTTGATGTATTTTTTTAGTTTTTGCTTGGTGGGGATTTATTTGTTCAGGATGTTTTATGGGGTGTCTTTCACTTATTTGAAAGGGCGTTTTTCCAATAAAAAAGCTTATCAAATCAAGCAACAACTTTTTTTACAGCACATTAAAAGCAACTACCTCTCCCACCTTAACCACAACTTGGATTCTTTAAGAGATATTATCAATAATAAAGCGGATGGCATGTTTATGAGCTTTAACGCTTTTTTGAATCTACTCACTGAATTAACCGTGATCGTTTTTTTCTATTCCACGCTATTAATCACTAACTGGAAGTTAACGCTTATATTCACTCTAATCATCTCCATACAAATTTTTATCATCACTAAAAAAATCACCGTTCTTATTCAAAAAAAGGGCGAGATAGCGGCAAAATCTAGGGCGCAAACGCTTAAAGTTTTTTCAAAATTTTTCAGCAATTTCAAAATCACTAAACTCAAAGACAACCATGAAGAAGCCCACAAGCTTTTTGGAGAAAATAGCCGTAAAGCCCATGACACCGAGATCATTTATGCCACTTTGCAAGTAGTCCCCAGGTATTCATTAGAAACGGTGGGCTTTAGTTTGTTGATTTTAGCGGTCGCTTACATTTTATTCAAATACGGCGAAGCTAAAATGGTGCTCCCTACCATTTCTATGTATGCTCTAGCGCTTTATCGCACGCTCCCTTCTGTTACTGGCGTTTTGAATCAATACAATGAAATCGCTTACAACCAGCTTGCGACCAACATTGTTTTTAAAAGCCTTTCTAAAACCATCGTTGAAGAAGATTTAGTCCCTTTAGACTTTAATGAAAAAATCACTCTTCAAAACATTTCATTCGCTTACAAGTCAAAACACCCGGTTTTAAAAGATTTTAACCTCACCATTCAAAAAGGTCAAAAAGTCGCTCTCATAGGCCATAGCGGGTGCGGAAAATCCACACTGGCGGATATTATTATGGGGCTTACCTACCCTAAAAGCGGGGAAATTTTTATTGATAACACCCTTTTAACCAACGAAAACAGGCGCTCATGGCGTAAAAAAATAGGCTATATCCCCCAAAATATTTACCTTTTTGATGGCACTGTGGGGGATAATATCGCTTTTGGGAGCGCCATAGATGAAAAACGCTTGATTAAGGTGTGCAAAATGGCTCATATTTATGATTTTTTATGTGAGCATGAAGGTCTTAAAACCCAAGTGGGCGAAGGGGGCGCTAAGCTTAGTGGCGGTCAAAAACAGCGCATAGGCATTGCAAGAGCCTTATACGATAACCCTGAAATTTTAGTTTTAGATGAAGCCACTTCAGCCCTAGACAATGAAACCGAGAGTAAAATCATGGATGAAATCTATCAAATCGCTAAAAATAAAACCCTAATCGTTATCGCCCACCGCTTAAGCACGATCGAACGCTGTGAAGTCATCATTGACATGAGCCAACACAAAGACAATCTTATTTAA
- the rplK gene encoding 50S ribosomal protein L11: protein MAKKVVGEIKLQIPAGKANPSPPVGPALGQRGVNIMEFCKAFNERTKDMGSFNIPVIITVYQDKSFTFITKKPPVTDLIKKASGVEKGSDNPLKNKIAKLTHKQVEEIAQLKMEDLNTSTMEAAKKIVMGSARSMGVEVVD from the coding sequence ATGGCTAAAAAAGTAGTCGGAGAAATCAAACTTCAAATCCCTGCTGGTAAGGCAAACCCTTCACCTCCCGTAGGGCCAGCGTTGGGTCAAAGAGGGGTTAATATCATGGAATTTTGCAAGGCTTTTAACGAGAGAACTAAAGACATGGGGAGTTTTAATATCCCGGTCATTATCACGGTTTATCAAGATAAGAGTTTTACCTTTATCACTAAAAAGCCTCCGGTAACGGATTTGATCAAAAAAGCTTCTGGGGTTGAAAAAGGTTCTGACAACCCGCTCAAAAATAAAATTGCAAAGCTCACCCACAAGCAAGTGGAAGAGATCGCGCAATTGAAAATGGAAGATTTAAACACAAGCACCATGGAAGCGGCCAAAAAAATCGTTATGGGCAGCGCTAGGAGCATGGGCGTAGAAGTTGTGGATTGA
- the cysE gene encoding serine O-acetyltransferase gives MLDLSYSLERVLQEDPAARNKWEVLLLYPGIHALLCHRLAHALHKKGLYFIARALSQLARFITGIEIHPGAKIGRGLFIDHGMGVVIGETTEIGDDVTIYHGVTLGGTGKFKGKRHPTLGNRVVVGAGAKVLGAICVGDDVKIGANAVVLSDLPTGSTAVGAKAKTITKDR, from the coding sequence ATGCTGGATTTGTCTTATAGCCTGGAGCGTGTCTTGCAAGAAGACCCGGCAGCTAGGAATAAGTGGGAGGTTCTTTTGCTTTATCCGGGCATTCATGCACTGCTTTGCCACCGCCTAGCGCATGCGTTGCACAAGAAGGGGCTTTATTTTATTGCGCGCGCGCTTTCTCAGTTAGCGCGCTTTATTACCGGGATAGAAATCCACCCGGGCGCTAAGATTGGGAGAGGGCTTTTTATTGATCATGGCATGGGTGTGGTGATTGGCGAGACCACAGAGATTGGAGATGATGTTACCATTTATCATGGCGTAACTCTAGGGGGCACGGGCAAGTTCAAGGGCAAGCGCCACCCCACTTTAGGCAACCGAGTGGTAGTGGGGGCTGGGGCTAAGGTCTTGGGCGCGATTTGCGTGGGTGATGATGTGAAGATTGGGGCTAATGCGGTGGTGCTTTCAGATTTACCCACGGGTTCTACGGCTGTAGGCGCTAAAGCTAAAACCATCACAAAGGATCGTTAA